A DNA window from Paralichthys olivaceus isolate ysfri-2021 chromosome 11, ASM2471397v2, whole genome shotgun sequence contains the following coding sequences:
- the LOC109630166 gene encoding olfactory receptor 52E8-like yields MFNTNVTRIKDFFIIGFPGLSLDLYKPVSALLFLLYLAIVGGNIFILVFVKCEKALHKPTYLIFCHLAFTDLAFGTVTLPKIISKYWFDDSIISFYSCFAQMYFVHSLATAHSFILMVMALDRFIAICAPLRYTTLLTNTKVSVLCGMSWLLPVLWMVGVLFNALTLPYCNSNIIIQCYCDYIAITALGCENVREVQVIAFGFAMFSLLVPLGFIVFSYFVIIVAVGRISSSEGRVRTLSTCMPQLLITFLYYMPRCFVYLANNVGFTFSVPVRIVVVMLYSLLPAAVNPMIYCFKTKDIKENLKKKLFNRKIDIRT; encoded by the coding sequence ATGTTCAACACGAATGTGACAAGGATTAAGGATTTCTTCATCATTGGATTCCCTGGACTTTCACTGGACCTTTACAAACCCGTGTCAGcccttctgtttctcctctacCTGGCTATAGTTGgaggaaatatttttattttagtgtttgtgaaatgtgaaaaggCTCTTCACAAACCTACATATCTGATCTTCTGCCACCTTGCATTTACTGACTTAGCATTTGGGACTGTAACTCTTCCAAAGATCATATCAAAATACTGGTTTGATGAcagcatcatttcattttacagctgctttgcacaaatgtattttgttcATTCTTTAGCGACCGCTCATTCTTTCATCCTGATGGTGATGGCTCTCGATCGTTTCATTGCAATTTGTGCTCCACTGCGTTACACAACTCTCTTGACAAACACCAAAGTTTCGGTTCTCTGTGGAATGTCATGGTTATTGCCAGTATTGTGGATGGTGGGTGTACTTTTCAATGCTCTTACTTTGCCTTATTGCAATTCAAACATAATAATTCAGTGCTATTGTGACTATATCGCAATTACAGCCCTCGGATGTGAGAATGTGCGAGAAGTGCAGGTGATTGCGTTTGGTTTTGCCATGTTCAGTTTGTTGGTCCCTCTTGGTTTTATTGTATTCTCTTATTTTGTCATCATTGTCGCTGTTGGGCGTATTTCCAGCTCTGAGGGTCGTGTCAGGACTCTGTCCACGTGCATGCCGCAGCTCCTCATCACGTTTCTTTATTATATGCCAAGATGCTTTGTGTACCTGGCGAATAATGTGGGATTCACTTTCAGTGTTCCGGTTCGCATTGTTGTTGTAATGCTGTACAGTCTTTTACCTGCTGCTGTCAATCCAATGATATACTGTTTCAAAACCAAGGATATAAAGGAGAACTTGAAAAAGAAATTGTTCAATAGGAAAATTGATATTCGCACttga
- the LOC109630044 gene encoding olfactory receptor 52E8-like, producing the protein MVSNFTWMRSFLILGFPGLSPQFYAPVSALLFFLYLLIAIGNIFILTFVFCEKSLQKPTYVVFCHLALIDLTFGTATLPKIISKYWFGDNIISFNGCFTQMFFVHYLGSVTSFMLLVMALDRFIAICIPLRYPVLITNNIISVLCGFAWIIPLPLMVAIVLHALTLPFCKSNVIAQCYCDHISITSQACGDDVIIVKVIALCVAMICLLVPLAFIVFSYISIIVVILKISNVAGRKKTLSTCTPQILITCLFYLPRCFVYVANIVEFSFSLDVRILLILLYSLFPAAINPIIYCFKTQDIKQMLMKRLRKTRIGIEIKFSY; encoded by the coding sequence ATGGTATCTAATTTTACTTGGATGAGAAGCTTCTTAATCCTGGGATTCCCGGGACTTTCACCGCAGTTTTATGCACCTGTTTCAgctctgctttttttcctctacCTATTGATTGCTATAgggaatattttcattttaacatttgttttctgtgagaAGTCACTTCAGAAACCGACCTATGTGGTCTTTTGTCACCTGGCACTGATTGATTTAACATTTGGCACCGCGACTCTTCCAAAGATTATATCAAAATACTGGTTTGGTGATaacattatttcatttaatggGTGTTTTACACAGATGTTCTTTGTCCACTATTTAGGATCAGTAACTTCTTTCATGCTACTGGTCATGGCTCTTGATCGATTTATTGCAATATGTATCCCACTGCGTTATCCTGTTCTTATCACAAACAACATCATATCTGTGCTCTGTGGCTTTGCTTGGATCATCCCTCTGCCTTTAATGGTAGCTATTGTACTCCATGCCCTAACTTTGCCGTTCtgtaaatcaaatgttattGCTCAGTGCTACTGTGACCACATTTCTATAACAAGTCAGGCATGTGGAGATGATGTTATAATCGTGAAAGTCATTGCTCTGTGTGTGGCCATGATTTGTCTTCTGGTTCCTCTTGCATTCATCgtattttcatacatttccaTCATTGTAGTTATCTTAAAAATTTCAAATGTGGCTGGCCGCAAGAAAACCTTATCAACTTGTACTCCTCAAATATTAATCACATGTCTTTTTTACCTTCCcagatgttttgtttatgtAGCTAATATTGTTGAATTTTCTTTCAGTTTAGATGTTCGCATCCTGTTGATATTGTTGTACAGTCTGTTTCCCGCTGCCATTAATccaattatttattgttttaagaCTCAGGATATCAAGCAGATGTTGATGAAGAGGCTAAGGAAAACTCGAATTGGAATAGAGATAAAGTTTTCATATTGA
- the LOC138412074 gene encoding olfactory receptor 13C2-like has translation MAEGNHTTVTEFFLTGFPGLHPEYQGLTSAVLFLVYFLTLIFNATIIFLYATDSCLHKPMYYIILNLCACDILFSTTTLPKIISKYWFQSGTISFTACFIQMYFVHYLGTVNSLILFLMALDRYLAICHPLRYSLILKKSTIYILSITAWIVGKAGALMLVIRAYPLPFCASNIINHCYCDHIGITTLACTDRAPYGFPAFVFAMVLLLGPLAFIIFSYCSIIITVLKMANVQGRLKTLSTCSTQLIIILLYYLPRCFVYLASNVGIQFSPDVRIVIIMLYSLCPPMINPLIYCLRAKDMKESLRKLWSKSN, from the exons ATGGCAGAGGGAAATCACACCACAGTGACTGAATTCTTCCTCACTGGATTCCCAGGTCTTCATCCAGAATACCAAGGTCTCACCTCAGCAGTGTTGTTCCTGGTTTATTTCTTAACTCTGATCTTCAATGCaacaattattttcttatatgCAACAGACAGCTGTCTTCATAAGCCGATGTATTATATCATTCTGAATCTCTGTGCTTGTGACATTCTCTTTAGCACAACCACGTTACCTAAGATCATCAGTAAGTATTGGTTTCAGTCAGGGACCATCTCCTTCACTGCTTGTTTTATCCAGATGTACTTTGTTCACTATCTTGGCACCGTGAATTCTCTTATTCTTTTCCTAATGGCTTTAGATAGGTATTTGGCGATATGTCATCCTCTCAGATATTCACTTATTCTTAAAAAGTCCACCATCTACATTCTCAGTATTACTGCATGGATTGTTGGCAAGGCAGGCGCTTTAATGTTAGTTATCAGGGCATACCCTCTTCCTTTCTGTGCCTCAAACATTATCAATCACTGCTACTGCGATCATATTGGTATAACAACACTGGCATGCACTGACAGAGCCCCTTATGGCtttcctgcttttgtttttgcaatgGTTCTGCTACTGGGGCCTCTGGCATTTATCATTTTCTCATATTGCAGCATAATTATTACAGTACTTAAAATGGCAAATGTCCAAGGTCGCCTAAAGACTCTGTCCACATGTAGTACTCAACTGATCATAATTTTACTCTATTATTTACCCAGATGTTTTGTATATCTCGCTAGCAATGTTGGCATTCAATTTAGCCCTGATGTGAGAATAGTTATTATCATGCTGTATAGCCTCTGTCCCCCCATGATTAACCCACTCATTTATTGCTTAAGAGCTAAAGACATGAAGGAAAGCTTGAGGAAG ttgtggtcaaag AGTAACTGA